One genomic segment of Chelmon rostratus isolate fCheRos1 chromosome 22, fCheRos1.pri, whole genome shotgun sequence includes these proteins:
- the pthlha gene encoding parathyroid hormone-like hormone a, with protein MFCSGRVLQQWCFALFLLCSPVPHDGRPIDALSSRIKRSVTHAQLMHDKGRALQDFKRRMWLQELLDEVHTAEIRDLPVRTTGGGGGGSSSGAGVGLPGVGLGINLSTTGSTLHSKPPGATKNLPISFRLEEEEGTNLPQETNKSQTYKDGVLKAPGKKKKKGRSGKRREGEKRKRRARSLGWRLEDEPGSGLHLEWRSLLGLQRALL; from the exons ATGTTCTGCTCCGGCAGAGTCCTGCAGCAGTGGTGCTTCGCtctgttcctcctctgctctccggTGCCGCACGACGGACGACCCATCGATGCCCTGAGCAGCAGAAT AAAACGCTCTGTGACTCACGCTCAGCTGATGCACGACAAAGGCCGCGCGCTGCAGGACTTCAAGCGTCGCATGTGGCTGCAGGAGCTTCTGGATGAAGTCCACACTGCAGAGATCCGTGACCTCCCGGTCAGAACCACCGGCGGAGGCGggggcggcagcagcagcggcgcCGGCGTCGGGCTGCCGGGGGTCGGCCTGGGCATCAACCTGAGCACCACCGGCAGCACCCTGCACTCCAAACCCCCCGGAGCGACCAAGAACCTCCCCATCAGCTTccggctggaggaggaggagggcaccAACCTGCCGCAGGAGACCAACAAGTCTCAGACGTACAAAGACGGCGTGCTGAAAGCACCcggcaagaagaagaagaaaggaaggtCCGGGAAGAGGcgggaaggagagaagaggaagaggagggcgcGTTCGTTGGGCTGGAGGCTGGAGGACGAACCCGGAAGTGGACTCCACCTGGAGTGGAGGTCTCTGCTCGGCCTGCAGAGGGCGCTGCTTTAA
- the c22h11orf98 gene encoding uncharacterized protein C11orf98 homolog, whose product MAPPGGKINRPKTELGKKLFKRRRVLSRDKRKKHQIVGAVVDQGLITVHHLKKRKSSPRANITLSGKKKRKLLKQLQHMQQEKASMEVEAAAAPPKKKQDSASAPAKTKKKSAAGSQEDVEMAE is encoded by the exons ATGGCCCCACCAGGAGGGAAGATAAACAGACCAAAAACT GAGCTCGGTAAGAAGCTCTTCAAGCGGCGGCGAGTTCTGagcagagacaagaggaagaaacatCAGATTGTCGGAGCGGTGGTCGATCAGGGTCTCATCACCGTCCATCatctgaagaagaggaa gtcgAGCCCGAGAGCGAACATCACTCTGTCCGGGAAGAAGAAACGGAAGCtgctgaaacagctgcagcacatgcagcagGAGAAGGCCAGTATGGAAG TCGAAGCCGCAGCAGCACCACCGAAGAAGAAACAGGACTCGGCCTCCGCTCCAGcaaagacgaagaagaagagcgcGGCTGGATCGCAGGAGGACGTAGAGATGGCCGAATGA
- the mansc1 gene encoding MANSC domain-containing protein 1 has product MTVIRVDPCSPAVDTEPFLITLWRPAAAMTPPASAPPSWTLGLLVSALLLMTTWLPASAAEPPKCFSRQHQNVTVNVKLALNRQAIAMIAQVVRSEQDCAHTCCSKEVKPGAKCNMAVFNAHKDAGGNCFLFHCQTEQDCPLMKAQDGINTHYIYNSLIHPATIRPVTMTTTTGQTTTTTTTSTTTLAPTTLTTTQPTTTTTTTTQSTTTPPTTTTTTTTSAPTTTLTTTVTTQAPATTAAPPPIIIIATIKEAAPRTTDKPQPNTETTTTTTTATTTVPTTTTTTTTTTTTTSAPPSTTTTTPSTTTTTSTTTPTTTTTPTTTTTTTTTTTPATTSTSPLPTTTTSTTTTTTTSTTTTEASTTRTTPAASLLIVPKDAVQSDHALQNSSMGRGKAVAAQGAVKSGVVAFMVLGLAVLTLALAVGGRKAMESFDRRHYTRLELNDLHYEV; this is encoded by the exons ATGACg gtcATTCGTGTGGATCCGTGCTCTCCGGCTGTGGACACTGAGCCGTTTCTGATCACTCTGTGGAGACCCGCCGCCGCCATGACTCCTCCGGCCTCCGCTCCCCCCTCGTGGACGCTGGGGCTGCTCGTCTCTGCGCTCCTGCTGATGACGACGTGGCTTCCCGCGTCGGCCGCGGAGCCGCCGAAGTGTTTCTCCCGGCAGCACCAGAACGTTACCGTCAACGTCAAACTGGCCTTGAACAGACAGGCCATAGCCATGATCGCCCAGGTGGTCCGGTCAGAGCAGGACTgtgcacacacctgctgctcaaAGGAAGTCAAGCCAG GTGCGAAGTGCAACATGGCTGTGTTCAACGCCCACAAAGACGCCGGAGgaaactgcttcctgttccaCTGTCAGACGGAGCAGGACTGTCCTTTAATGAAGGCTCAGGACGGCATCAACACCCACTACATCTACAACA GCTTGATTCATCCAGCCACAATTAGACCTGTAACCATGACGACCACCACAGGacaaaccaccaccaccaccacaacctcCACCACCACACTGGCCCCAACCACACTAACAACCACAcaacccaccaccaccaccaccaccaccacacaaaGTACAACGACACCaccaaccaccaccacaacGACCACAACCTCTGCACCGACGACGACACTGACCACCACCGTGACCACGCAGGCTCCTGCCACCACAGCAGCACCTCcacccatcatcatcatcgccacGAT CAAAGAGGCTGCACCAAGAACTACTGACAAACCACAGCCCAACACTGAAACTAccactactaccactactgctactactactgtccccactactactacaactactactaccacCACTACAACTACTTCTGCTCCACCTAGTACTACAACTACCACTCCTTCTACTACCACCACCACTTCTACTACTACTCCTACCACCACCACgactcccaccaccaccaccaccactactactactactactcctgCCACCACTTCTACTAGTCCTCTTCCTACTACTACCACCAGTacaacaactactactactacaagtACTACCACCACCGAGGCATCCACCACGAGGACGACTCCAGCAGCAAGTCTGCTCATCGTCCCCAAAGACGCCGTCCAGTCCGACCACGCCCTCCAGAACTCGAGCATGGGGCGGGGGAAAGCGGTAGCGGCGCAGGGGGCAGTGAAGAGCGGCGTGGTGGCCTTCATGGTGCTGGGGCTCGCCGTGCTCACGCTGGCTCTGGCCGTCGGCGGCCGCAAGGCGATGGAGTCGTTCGACAGACGCCATTACACAAGACTGGAGCTCAATGACCTGCACTACGAGGTGTGA